A stretch of the Cellulomonas sp. WB94 genome encodes the following:
- a CDS encoding DUF4233 domain-containing protein: protein MTTPAPAVRRKRPARPQFASSVLLLEAVLVLFATLTAYGLATAKQTEFSAGTAWLVGGALMVLLAVLSRTVTRPGGYVAGSVAQALVLAAGVVMPMMAVVGAVFVIMWVVALRLGGRIDRERAEWDAAHPGQVSA, encoded by the coding sequence ATGACGACCCCCGCGCCGGCCGTGCGCCGCAAGCGACCCGCGCGGCCCCAGTTCGCCTCCTCGGTCCTCCTGCTCGAGGCGGTCCTGGTGCTGTTCGCGACGCTCACGGCGTACGGCCTGGCGACGGCGAAGCAGACGGAGTTCTCCGCCGGCACGGCCTGGCTGGTCGGTGGCGCGCTCATGGTCCTGCTCGCGGTGCTGTCCCGGACGGTGACGCGGCCCGGCGGCTACGTGGCCGGGTCGGTGGCGCAGGCTCTCGTGCTCGCGGCCGGCGTGGTCATGCCGATGATGGCCGTGGTGGGCGCCGTGTTCGTGATCATGTGGGTCGTCGCGCTGCGGCTCGGTGGGCGCATCGACCGCGAGCGCGCCGAGTGGGATGCCGCCCATCCCGGTCAGGTCAGCGCGTGA
- a CDS encoding MDR family MFS transporter, giving the protein MATAVSAQPGIASDKPPVVLTKRTVWLIFGALMASMFMSSLDQSIVGTALPTIVGDLNGVAHQGWVVTAYIMAIAIVMPLYGKFGDLWGRRWPFLVAIGLFTLASVGAGFANTLGELVLWRGIQGLGGGGLMILSQAIIADIVSAKERGKYMGPMGALFGISSVIGPLLGGAFTEHANWRWCFWINIPIGIAAFAVAWFTLKLPSHRSGKKIDVAGIVLLVVATSGLILTTSWQSISGTRAYDWTDGRLVGLVVGTVVAAVAFVLVEQRAAEPLLPLHLFKNPTFAIATSVGLIIGMGMFAALAFLPTFLQMSTGASVTGSGFLMLPMMAGVMLTAIGSGIAITKTGRYRMYPIVGMALATGGLMWLTQLRGGMSMVLFSAMIFVLGLGLGLVMQTIVLAVQNSVDPHEIGTATSANNFFREIGAAVGVALFSTIFTGRLTDRLTDVFASVPGAASGAGSGGASLTPAIVAAMPEPLHSGVIGAYADALAPAFWYLVPLVAIAFVLTLFLREVKLSDVAGMVARGEAVADHGRLVEGVVAGVAVPADGSGGSASRPSDEQDAGSLTR; this is encoded by the coding sequence ATGGCTACCGCTGTCTCCGCACAGCCCGGCATCGCGAGCGACAAGCCACCTGTCGTGCTGACCAAGCGCACCGTCTGGCTCATCTTCGGCGCCCTCATGGCGAGCATGTTCATGTCGTCGCTCGACCAGTCGATCGTGGGCACCGCGCTGCCGACGATCGTCGGTGACCTCAACGGGGTCGCCCACCAGGGCTGGGTCGTGACCGCCTACATCATGGCGATCGCGATCGTCATGCCGCTCTACGGCAAGTTCGGCGACCTGTGGGGTCGGCGCTGGCCGTTCCTCGTCGCGATCGGGCTCTTCACTCTCGCGTCCGTCGGGGCCGGCTTCGCGAACACGCTCGGCGAGCTCGTGCTCTGGCGGGGCATCCAGGGCCTCGGCGGTGGCGGGCTCATGATCCTCAGCCAGGCGATCATCGCCGACATCGTGTCGGCGAAGGAGCGCGGCAAGTACATGGGTCCGATGGGTGCGCTGTTCGGCATCTCGTCGGTCATCGGGCCGCTGCTCGGCGGCGCGTTCACCGAGCACGCGAACTGGCGCTGGTGCTTCTGGATCAACATCCCGATCGGCATCGCGGCGTTCGCCGTCGCGTGGTTCACGCTCAAGCTCCCCAGCCACCGCTCGGGCAAGAAGATCGACGTCGCCGGCATCGTGCTCCTCGTCGTCGCGACGTCGGGCCTCATCCTGACGACCAGCTGGCAGTCCATCAGCGGCACCCGCGCGTACGACTGGACTGACGGACGCCTCGTCGGGCTCGTGGTGGGGACCGTCGTCGCCGCGGTGGCCTTCGTGCTCGTCGAGCAGCGCGCCGCCGAGCCGCTCCTGCCGCTGCACCTGTTCAAGAACCCGACCTTCGCCATCGCGACGTCGGTCGGCCTGATCATCGGCATGGGCATGTTCGCGGCGCTGGCGTTCCTGCCGACGTTCCTGCAGATGTCGACCGGCGCGAGCGTGACCGGGTCGGGCTTCCTCATGCTGCCGATGATGGCCGGCGTCATGCTCACCGCGATCGGCTCGGGCATCGCGATCACGAAGACGGGCCGCTACCGGATGTACCCGATCGTCGGCATGGCGCTCGCCACCGGAGGCCTCATGTGGCTCACGCAGCTGCGGGGCGGCATGTCGATGGTGCTGTTCAGCGCGATGATCTTCGTGCTGGGTCTCGGGCTCGGCCTCGTGATGCAGACGATCGTGCTCGCGGTGCAGAACTCGGTCGACCCGCACGAGATCGGCACGGCGACGAGCGCGAACAACTTCTTCCGCGAGATCGGCGCGGCCGTCGGGGTGGCACTGTTCTCGACGATCTTCACCGGGCGCCTCACCGACCGCCTCACCGACGTGTTCGCGAGCGTGCCCGGTGCCGCGAGCGGTGCGGGGTCGGGTGGCGCCTCGCTCACCCCGGCCATCGTCGCGGCGATGCCGGAGCCCCTGCACTCCGGGGTCATCGGCGCCTATGCGGACGCGCTCGCGCCGGCGTTCTGGTACCTCGTGCCGCTCGTCGCGATCGCCTTCGTGCTGACGCTGTTCCTGCGTGAGGTCAAGCTCTCCGACGTGGCCGGCATGGTCGCGCGCGGCGAGGCGGTCGCGGACCACGGACGGCTCGTCGAGGGTGTCGTGGCGGGCGTCGCCGTGCCGGCCGACGGGTCCGGCGGGTCCGCCTCGCGGCCGTCGGACGAGCAGGACGCCGGTAGCCTGACGCGATGA
- a CDS encoding TetR/AcrR family transcriptional regulator produces the protein MQAERVLTAAAPPAGIGLRERKKFARREALIDATHRLVAERGLDAVTVDAICAEVGVSSRTFFNYFETKDDAVLGIGPWTLDPAVADTFAAGGPTGNLSADLLVVVTELLDKPAFGKERIAAAFELARKEPRLLVRHLTWMEQHRHDIDALVTRRLAVTGETGGDLVGMLLMVLTHMTYVRWEAAGGSGDARTHLSDVVGDLRSLLGAP, from the coding sequence ATGCAAGCTGAGAGGGTGCTGACTGCCGCCGCCCCGCCCGCGGGGATTGGGCTGCGCGAACGCAAGAAGTTCGCCCGCCGCGAGGCGCTGATCGACGCGACCCATCGCCTCGTCGCCGAGCGCGGTCTCGACGCCGTCACCGTCGATGCCATCTGCGCCGAGGTCGGCGTCTCGTCGCGCACGTTCTTCAACTACTTCGAGACCAAGGACGACGCCGTGCTCGGCATCGGCCCGTGGACGCTCGACCCGGCGGTCGCCGACACGTTCGCGGCCGGTGGGCCGACCGGCAACCTGTCCGCGGACCTGCTCGTGGTCGTCACGGAGCTGCTCGACAAGCCCGCGTTCGGCAAGGAGCGCATCGCCGCCGCGTTCGAGCTCGCCCGCAAGGAACCGCGGCTCCTCGTGCGGCACCTGACCTGGATGGAGCAGCACCGTCACGACATCGACGCGCTCGTCACGCGCCGGCTGGCCGTGACGGGTGAGACCGGCGGCGACCTCGTCGGCATGCTGCTCATGGTCCTGACCCACATGACGTACGTGCGCTGGGAGGCCGCCGGCGGTTCGGGTGACGCTCGCACGCACCTGTCCGACGTCGTCGGCGACCTGCGGTCCCTTCTTGGCGCGCCCTGA